A genomic window from Candidatus Kouleothrix ribensis includes:
- the lysX gene encoding lysine biosynthesis protein LysX codes for MRIGVLCSRVRVEEKLLFQEMDRRGLDYVRIDDDAVIFHLNEGHYPYDIVLERSIHHSRALYALKALNDAGVPTVNTAAVADVCGDKFKTTQALIKHGVPTPRTLMAFTPASALRAIEELGYPAVLKPAIGSWGRLIAKVNDREAAEALLEHKEVLGSYHHSIFYIQEYVPKAGGRDIRAFVIGDECIAAIYRTSAHWITNTARGGQASNCPVTPALADICIGAAQAVGGGVVAIDVLEAEDGRLTVNEVNYTMEFRNSIDTTGVNIPARVIDYVVSVGRGQ; via the coding sequence ATGCGAATCGGCGTGCTCTGCTCGCGCGTGCGGGTTGAAGAGAAGCTGCTGTTCCAGGAGATGGATCGGCGCGGGCTCGACTACGTGCGGATCGATGACGACGCGGTGATCTTTCACCTGAACGAAGGCCACTACCCCTACGACATCGTGCTGGAACGCAGCATCCACCACTCGCGCGCGCTGTATGCGCTGAAGGCGCTCAACGACGCGGGCGTGCCGACCGTCAACACCGCTGCAGTGGCCGATGTATGCGGCGACAAGTTCAAAACCACCCAGGCGCTGATCAAGCATGGCGTGCCGACGCCGCGCACGCTGATGGCCTTCACACCTGCGTCGGCGCTGCGTGCGATCGAGGAGCTGGGCTACCCGGCGGTGCTCAAGCCGGCGATCGGCTCGTGGGGCCGCCTGATCGCCAAGGTCAACGACCGCGAGGCGGCCGAGGCGCTGCTCGAACATAAAGAAGTGCTCGGCTCGTACCACCACTCGATCTTCTACATCCAGGAGTATGTGCCCAAGGCAGGCGGGCGCGACATCCGCGCATTCGTGATCGGCGACGAGTGCATCGCCGCAATCTACCGCACCAGCGCGCACTGGATCACCAACACCGCGCGCGGCGGCCAGGCCAGCAATTGCCCGGTCACACCCGCGCTGGCCGATATCTGCATCGGCGCGGCCCAGGCAGTTGGCGGCGGTGTGGTGGCGATCGACGTGCTCGAGGCCGAAGATGGTCGCCTGACGGTCAACGAGGTCAACTACACCATGGAGTTCCGCAATAGCATCGACACCACCGGCGTGAACATCCCGGCGCGGGTGATCGACTATGTCGTCTCTGTGGGGCGGGGACAGTGA
- the lysW gene encoding lysine biosynthesis protein LysW, with amino-acid sequence MNATCPECDATISLNADTVEGEIITCPDCAVELEVLSIDPPTLALAPEVGEDWGE; translated from the coding sequence ATGAATGCAACATGCCCCGAGTGCGACGCCACGATCAGCCTGAACGCCGATACGGTCGAGGGCGAGATCATCACCTGCCCCGACTGCGCAGTTGAGCTCGAGGTGCTCAGCATCGACCCGCCGACACTGGCGCTGGCCCCTGAAGTCGGCGAAGACTGGGGCGAGTGA
- a CDS encoding isocitrate/isopropylmalate dehydrogenase family protein has translation MRVLAIPGDGIGQEVLPAALAVLRASGLPLELAEAEAGWACFQRTGAALPEATLAAARAADAVLFGAVGSPSFPVPGYRSPIVALRKALDLYANIRPVQSRQPTTKNHASSESGVRASMLGARPVDLVVVRENTEGMYAGRERLEHDGDTAIAERVITRRASERIVRAAFELARTRAQARRLQIAGSAGPGQLATRQPRVTIVHKANVLRETCGLFRSVALGVAEQYPDVAHDELLVDNCALQLVQRPERFDVIVTTNLFGDILSDVASYWGGGLGQAVSANLGETRALFEPVHGSAPDIAGQGVANPLAAIGCAALLLEWLAARAGAPDQGYRDWAGRIQAAVAHVQAAGPHTPDMGGSASTANVTRAVLAAIAGSEGKSTDDAD, from the coding sequence ATGCGTGTGCTGGCTATCCCTGGCGACGGGATCGGCCAGGAGGTGCTGCCGGCCGCGCTGGCGGTGCTGCGCGCCAGTGGGCTGCCGCTTGAGTTGGCCGAGGCCGAAGCCGGCTGGGCCTGCTTCCAACGCACCGGCGCGGCGCTGCCCGAGGCCACCCTGGCGGCGGCGCGCGCCGCCGACGCGGTGCTGTTCGGCGCGGTCGGCTCGCCCAGCTTCCCGGTGCCGGGCTACCGTAGCCCGATCGTCGCGCTGCGCAAGGCGCTCGACCTGTACGCGAACATCCGTCCTGTACAGAGCCGACAACCAACAACCAAGAACCACGCATCATCTGAAAGTGGTGTTCGGGCCTCGATGCTCGGTGCTCGGCCCGTCGACCTGGTGGTGGTGCGCGAGAACACCGAGGGCATGTACGCCGGCCGCGAGCGCCTGGAGCACGACGGCGACACCGCGATTGCCGAGCGGGTGATCACGCGGCGGGCCAGTGAGCGAATCGTGCGGGCGGCCTTCGAGCTGGCGCGCACGCGCGCGCAGGCGCGCAGGTTACAGATCGCAGGTTCAGCCGGGCCTGGCCAGCTTGCAACCCGGCAACCCAGGGTCACGATCGTTCACAAAGCCAACGTGTTGCGCGAGACGTGCGGGCTGTTCCGCAGTGTAGCGCTGGGCGTGGCCGAGCAGTACCCCGACGTGGCCCACGACGAGCTGCTGGTCGACAACTGCGCCTTGCAGCTGGTGCAGCGGCCCGAGCGCTTCGACGTGATCGTCACGACCAACCTATTTGGTGATATTCTATCGGACGTGGCGAGCTACTGGGGCGGCGGGCTGGGCCAGGCGGTGTCGGCCAACCTGGGCGAAACGCGCGCACTGTTCGAGCCAGTGCATGGCTCGGCACCCGACATCGCCGGCCAGGGCGTGGCCAACCCGCTCGCGGCGATCGGCTGTGCGGCGCTGCTGCTTGAATGGCTGGCCGCACGTGCCGGCGCGCCGGATCAGGGCTACCGCGACTGGGCCGGGCGCATCCAGGCGGCGGTGGCGCACGTGCAGGCGGCCGGGCCGCATACCCCCGACATGGGCGGCAGCGCCAGCACTGCGAATGTGACGCGCGCGGTGCTTGCAGCGATCGCGGGATCTGAAGGAAAATCCACAGATGACGCAGATTAA
- a CDS encoding homoaconitate hydratase (catalyzes the formation of homoisocitrate from cis-homoaconitate): MPRIWIFGANVNTDQIVPGRYAPYMLKDDAELRKYPFVEARPEFAATVQPGDLLVAGPNFGCGSSREYAPLALRMVGVGAIIAPLFARIFYRNALNLGIPCFEADLTGTLRDGQQVEFDLASGRLVADGQAIQLPPPPAFLQEVWAAGGIVPFYKQHGRFPGQAA; this comes from the coding sequence ATGCCGCGCATATGGATCTTCGGCGCGAATGTTAACACCGACCAGATCGTGCCTGGCCGCTACGCGCCATACATGCTCAAGGACGATGCCGAGCTGCGCAAGTACCCGTTTGTCGAGGCGCGGCCCGAGTTCGCCGCGACGGTGCAGCCGGGTGATCTGCTGGTGGCCGGGCCAAACTTCGGCTGTGGCTCGTCGCGCGAGTATGCCCCGCTGGCGCTGCGCATGGTCGGCGTCGGTGCGATCATCGCGCCGCTGTTCGCGCGGATCTTCTACCGCAACGCGCTGAACCTGGGCATCCCGTGCTTCGAGGCCGACCTGACCGGCACGCTGCGCGACGGCCAGCAGGTCGAATTCGACCTGGCCAGTGGCCGGCTGGTGGCCGACGGGCAGGCCATCCAGCTGCCGCCGCCGCCCGCATTTTTGCAGGAGGTCTGGGCTGCCGGTGGGATCGTGCCGTTCTACAAGCAGCACGGGCGCTTCCCCGGCCAGGCTGCATGA
- a CDS encoding aminotransferase class V-fold PLP-dependent enzyme, whose amino-acid sequence MNLETLAIHAGQATDPATGAVVPPIVLSTTFERAEDGSFPHGYIYTRSGNPNRTALEQCLAALEGGADCAAFGSGLAAAMSIFQALAPGDHVIVPDDAYHGVSRLVREIMAPWGLQASVVDMTDLAAVRAAVRPTTRLLWVETPSNPLLKISDIAALAQIAHAAGARCAVDNTWATPALQRPLDLGADLALHATTKYLGGHSDVLGGAIVAREQDTFFERVRFIQGNGGAVPSPFDCWLVLRGIRSLAYRMRGHVANAARVAAFLNEHPAIERVYYPGLASHPGHAVVARQMCGFGGMLSIEVHGGEPAAMALAARVKLFTRATSLGGVESLIEHRASVEGPESRTPPGLLRVSVGLEHPDDLVADLAQALAPLS is encoded by the coding sequence ATGAATCTCGAAACGCTCGCTATCCACGCCGGTCAGGCGACCGACCCGGCCACTGGCGCGGTGGTGCCGCCGATCGTACTCTCGACTACCTTCGAGCGTGCCGAAGACGGCAGCTTCCCGCACGGCTACATCTACACGCGATCGGGCAACCCCAATCGCACTGCGCTCGAGCAGTGCCTGGCCGCGCTCGAGGGCGGCGCCGACTGCGCGGCGTTCGGCTCGGGGCTGGCGGCGGCCATGAGCATCTTCCAGGCCCTGGCACCCGGCGACCACGTGATCGTGCCCGACGACGCGTACCACGGTGTGTCGCGGCTGGTGCGCGAGATCATGGCGCCGTGGGGCCTGCAGGCCAGCGTGGTTGACATGACCGACCTGGCGGCGGTGCGCGCGGCCGTGCGCCCAACTACCCGGCTGCTGTGGGTTGAGACGCCCTCGAACCCGCTGCTGAAAATCTCAGACATCGCCGCGCTGGCGCAGATCGCGCACGCAGCCGGCGCGCGCTGCGCGGTCGATAACACCTGGGCCACGCCGGCGCTCCAGCGGCCGCTCGATCTGGGGGCCGACCTGGCGCTGCACGCGACGACCAAGTACCTGGGTGGGCACAGCGACGTGCTGGGCGGGGCGATCGTGGCGCGCGAGCAGGACACATTCTTCGAGCGCGTGCGCTTCATTCAGGGCAACGGCGGCGCGGTGCCGTCGCCATTCGACTGCTGGCTGGTGCTGCGCGGCATCCGCTCGCTGGCCTACCGCATGCGCGGGCATGTTGCAAATGCCGCGCGCGTGGCGGCATTCCTGAATGAGCACCCGGCGATCGAGCGGGTGTACTACCCCGGCCTGGCGTCGCACCCTGGCCACGCGGTGGTGGCGCGCCAGATGTGCGGCTTCGGCGGGATGCTGTCGATCGAGGTGCATGGCGGCGAGCCGGCGGCCATGGCGCTGGCCGCGCGGGTCAAGTTGTTCACGCGTGCCACCAGCCTGGGCGGTGTCGAGAGCCTGATCGAGCACCGCGCCTCGGTCGAAGGCCCCGAGAGCCGCACACCGCCCGGCCTGCTGCGCGTCTCGGTTGGGCTTGAGCACCCGGATGACCTGGTTGCCGACCTGGCGCAGGCGCTGGCGCCCCTATCGTAG
- a CDS encoding LysE family transporter: protein MDTSLLFRGLLIGFSIAAPVGPIGALCIRRTLANGRAAGLLSGLGAATADACYGCVAGFGLTFISGMLIRQQLWLKLIGGLFLCYLGVRTLLAHPAAHAANASGAGLLGAYTSTLLLTLTNPTTILSFVAVFAGLGLANAAGDYGQAALLVLGVFAGSALWWLLLSGGVSLLRARVTPAVLVWVNRASGAVIVLFGVGALASLLVG from the coding sequence ATGGACACAAGTTTACTCTTCAGGGGCCTGCTGATCGGCTTCTCGATCGCCGCGCCAGTCGGGCCGATCGGGGCGCTGTGCATCCGCCGCACACTGGCGAACGGCCGCGCGGCCGGGCTGTTGTCGGGGCTGGGCGCGGCCACTGCCGACGCATGCTACGGCTGTGTGGCCGGCTTCGGGCTGACGTTTATCTCGGGCATGCTGATCCGCCAGCAGCTGTGGCTCAAGCTGATCGGCGGGCTGTTTCTGTGCTACCTGGGCGTGCGCACGCTGCTGGCGCACCCGGCCGCGCACGCCGCTAACGCCAGCGGCGCCGGGCTGCTCGGGGCGTATACATCAACGCTATTGTTGACGCTGACCAACCCAACCACTATTCTGTCGTTTGTGGCGGTATTTGCCGGGCTAGGGCTGGCCAACGCGGCCGGCGACTACGGCCAGGCCGCGCTGCTGGTGCTGGGCGTATTTGCAGGCTCGGCGTTGTGGTGGCTGCTGCTCAGCGGTGGCGTATCGCTGCTGCGCGCGCGCGTCACACCCGCCGTGCTGGTGTGGGTCAACCGTGCCTCGGGCGCCGTGATCGTGCTGTTTGGGGTGGGCGCGCTGGCAAGCCTGTTGGTCGGTTAG
- a CDS encoding 3-isopropylmalate dehydratase large subunit — MPQTLAEQILSQAAGRPVQAGENVVVNIDLAMMHDSISPSIIKVLHGELGAARVWDAARIAVVVDHVAPAATIQNAEHQANLRRWAREQGITYLFDVGRGISHPVLVEENLARPGMLIVGSDSHSTGYGAVGAFGTGMGTTDMALALATGQTWLRVPETLRVQAQGRFRPGVGAKDLGLRVARTIGADGATYQSVEWHGVEFLRTGDRMTLATLSIEVGAKAGIIPPLFDLPADAALAPIDRAALANEVPGWLRVEDGATYSRTVEVDLAALEPQVSVPHYVDNVVDLGDVGRVAVDVVYLGTCTNGHHADMAAAARILKGRRVATGVRLIVVPATSQALRQATEDGTLATLLAAGAALGTPGCGACIGRHMGVLAPGEVCLFTGNRNFRGRMGSPQANIYLASPEVAAATALTGYITHPAEVIGEC, encoded by the coding sequence ATGCCACAGACACTCGCGGAGCAGATCCTTTCGCAGGCGGCCGGGCGGCCGGTGCAGGCCGGCGAAAATGTGGTGGTGAATATCGACCTGGCCATGATGCACGATAGCATTTCGCCCAGCATCATTAAGGTGCTGCATGGCGAGCTGGGCGCCGCACGCGTGTGGGACGCCGCGCGGATCGCGGTGGTGGTCGACCATGTCGCGCCGGCCGCGACGATCCAGAACGCCGAGCACCAGGCTAATCTGCGCCGCTGGGCGCGCGAGCAGGGCATCACATACCTGTTTGATGTCGGCCGTGGCATTTCGCACCCGGTGCTGGTAGAAGAGAACCTGGCTCGTCCGGGCATGCTGATCGTCGGCAGTGATTCGCACTCGACTGGCTATGGCGCGGTTGGTGCGTTTGGTACCGGCATGGGCACCACCGACATGGCCCTGGCGCTGGCAACAGGACAGACCTGGCTGCGCGTGCCCGAGACGCTGCGTGTACAGGCGCAGGGCCGTTTCCGCCCAGGCGTCGGCGCGAAAGACCTGGGCCTGCGGGTGGCGCGCACAATCGGCGCCGACGGCGCGACCTACCAATCGGTCGAGTGGCATGGCGTCGAATTCCTGCGCACCGGCGACCGCATGACTCTGGCGACGCTCTCGATCGAGGTTGGCGCCAAGGCCGGGATCATCCCGCCGCTGTTCGACCTGCCGGCCGATGCCGCGCTGGCGCCGATCGACCGCGCGGCGCTGGCGAACGAGGTGCCGGGCTGGCTGCGCGTAGAGGACGGCGCGACCTACAGCCGCACAGTCGAGGTCGATCTGGCCGCGCTCGAGCCGCAGGTGAGCGTGCCGCACTATGTCGATAATGTCGTGGATCTGGGCGACGTGGGGCGCGTGGCGGTGGATGTGGTGTACCTGGGCACCTGCACCAACGGCCACCACGCCGACATGGCCGCAGCCGCGCGCATTCTGAAGGGCCGGCGCGTAGCTACGGGCGTGCGGCTGATCGTGGTGCCGGCAACCAGCCAGGCGCTGCGCCAGGCCACCGAAGACGGCACACTGGCGACGCTGCTGGCGGCCGGCGCGGCGCTGGGCACGCCCGGCTGCGGCGCGTGTATTGGGCGGCATATGGGTGTGCTGGCGCCTGGCGAGGTGTGCCTATTCACCGGCAACCGCAACTTCCGCGGGCGCATGGGTTCGCCGCAGGCCAATATCTACCTGGCCTCGCCCGAGGTGGCCGCCGCGACCGCGCTGACCGGCTATATTACGCACCCGGCCGAAGTGATAGGCGAGTGTTGA
- a CDS encoding HIT family protein, with translation MASIFSKIVSGEIPAIKVYEDATTLAFMDINPATRGHTLVIPKDEHADLFAIPPDTLVAVMLTVQRVALALRAVLQPDGINIIQNNGAAAGQTVDHMHVHLIPRWAGDQALRLWQPGQAAAAELRTIAEQLGAALAGA, from the coding sequence ATGGCGTCGATCTTCTCGAAAATCGTCAGCGGCGAGATTCCTGCGATCAAGGTGTACGAGGATGCCACAACGCTGGCATTTATGGACATCAACCCGGCCACGCGCGGGCACACGCTGGTTATTCCGAAGGACGAGCACGCCGATCTGTTCGCCATCCCGCCCGACACACTGGTGGCGGTGATGCTCACGGTGCAGCGCGTCGCGCTGGCGTTGCGCGCTGTGCTGCAGCCCGACGGCATTAATATCATTCAGAATAACGGCGCCGCTGCCGGCCAGACGGTCGATCACATGCATGTGCATCTCATCCCACGCTGGGCTGGCGACCAGGCGCTGCGGCTGTGGCAGCCGGGCCAGGCCGCAGCTGCCGAGCTGCGCACGATCGCCGAGCAGCTCGGCGCAGCGCTTGCCGGCGCGTGA
- a CDS encoding ribose-phosphate pyrophosphokinase: protein MSSRFDELRIFTGNANPALARSIGQRLGIPMGDMIVTSFSNENIFVKINESIREKDVFVIQSLGLPLSDRIMELLIMLDACKRAAAGRVTAVIPYYAYGRTDKRDQPRVPITARLLADIIQVAGAQQVITLDLHAGQIQGFFNIPVDELSAVNLLVRHFAERNWHDTVVVSPDLGFAKRARNFAEQLGAPLAIVEKRRVQQLQNPEEPLSQVEARTLIGDVSGKRCILVDDEILTGGSMIEAADLLMANGAREVYAAAVHAVLAGNALERLSHSAIRELVTTDSLHQPAAKDSAFLRVLSIAPLLAEVIQRIHSGVSIDTIFRKRSPVFG, encoded by the coding sequence ATGAGCAGCCGCTTCGACGAACTTCGGATCTTCACTGGAAACGCCAACCCCGCGCTCGCCCGGTCGATCGGCCAGCGCCTGGGCATCCCAATGGGCGACATGATCGTCACCTCGTTCTCGAATGAGAATATTTTCGTCAAGATCAACGAGAGCATCCGCGAGAAAGATGTCTTCGTGATTCAATCGCTCGGCCTGCCGCTCAGCGACCGGATCATGGAGCTGCTGATCATGCTCGACGCGTGCAAGCGCGCCGCCGCCGGCCGCGTGACGGCGGTGATCCCCTATTATGCGTACGGCCGCACCGATAAGCGCGACCAGCCGCGCGTGCCGATCACCGCGCGCCTGCTGGCCGATATCATCCAGGTGGCCGGCGCCCAGCAGGTGATCACGCTCGATCTCCACGCCGGCCAGATCCAGGGCTTCTTCAACATCCCAGTCGACGAGCTGAGCGCGGTGAATCTGCTGGTGCGCCACTTCGCCGAGCGCAACTGGCACGATACCGTGGTTGTATCGCCCGATCTGGGCTTTGCCAAGCGCGCCCGCAACTTCGCCGAGCAGCTGGGCGCACCGCTCGCGATCGTCGAGAAGCGCCGCGTCCAGCAGCTCCAGAACCCCGAAGAGCCGCTCTCGCAAGTCGAGGCTCGCACGCTGATCGGTGATGTAAGCGGCAAGCGCTGCATCCTGGTCGATGATGAGATCTTGACCGGTGGCTCGATGATCGAGGCGGCCGACCTGCTGATGGCCAACGGCGCCCGCGAAGTCTACGCCGCCGCAGTTCACGCCGTGCTGGCCGGCAACGCGCTCGAGCGCTTGTCGCACAGTGCCATTCGCGAGCTCGTGACGACCGATAGCCTGCATCAGCCGGCCGCCAAAGATTCGGCGTTCTTACGCGTGCTGTCGATCGCACCGCTGCTGGCCGAGGTCATCCAGCGCATCCATAGCGGCGTCTCGATCGACACGATCTTCCGCAAGCGTAGCCCGGTGTTCGGCTAG
- a CDS encoding helix-turn-helix domain-containing protein, whose translation MDLPRLSSAELVSNFGNDQAALRRYRILAALLREGRPAGEVARTFGVSRESIRRLRGAFERGGIAALQSRKRGGGHVARGSPLIRAIRHELSLEPGASAPALWRRVQAHLHEQGLSAPRSTFYRLLGQLRDDDEADATRTPHRLLRDALADLIEDPPLTLGRSELATLLLPDQRDALQRGRRLRDALRDAITRLRPSEAGPVLDDPRWRHYLIIAGEYEAGEDRTSLQTALALSTSTYSRAKREALERLAALLPATLGELPLAEPPETLITPPLPGDDFDHEAELDHYMRRLRRGGLALIWGPAGVGKLSLAAMLAARLQARGQKVIWHTCRPPDIETNAGLRLLFALAAGLALDGRHDLWQALTAGEAPSLTGRLGLLAEGLAGRRWTVVVSNSHWLAGDEADRVLDVLTAAQEHRDIRLALVGRHLPSWAAPERWPALPFPSDSAARQVFLSRMADTPTRTAAKTPLGLLRDRARELIAVLPPERLAELPPEQLASALVALRPVEDLAEQLRAALRPAPPLDE comes from the coding sequence ATGGATCTTCCCCGCCTCAGCAGCGCCGAACTTGTATCGAACTTCGGCAACGACCAGGCGGCCCTGCGGCGCTATCGTATTCTAGCGGCGCTGCTGCGCGAGGGTCGTCCGGCTGGCGAGGTCGCGCGTACCTTCGGCGTCAGCCGCGAGAGCATCCGCCGCCTGCGCGGCGCATTCGAGCGCGGCGGCATCGCGGCGCTCCAGAGCCGCAAGCGCGGCGGTGGGCACGTGGCGCGCGGCAGCCCGCTGATCCGCGCCATCCGCCACGAGCTGAGCCTCGAGCCTGGTGCGTCGGCCCCCGCGCTCTGGCGGCGCGTCCAGGCCCACCTGCACGAGCAAGGCCTCAGCGCGCCGCGCAGCACATTCTACCGCTTGCTCGGCCAGCTGCGCGACGACGACGAAGCCGATGCGACCCGCACGCCCCACCGGCTGCTACGCGACGCGCTCGCCGACCTGATCGAGGACCCGCCGCTGACACTTGGCCGCAGCGAGCTGGCCACCCTGCTGCTGCCCGACCAGCGCGACGCGCTGCAGCGCGGCCGGCGCCTGCGCGATGCCCTGCGCGACGCGATCACGCGCCTGCGCCCATCCGAGGCCGGGCCGGTGCTCGACGATCCACGCTGGCGCCACTACCTGATCATCGCCGGTGAGTACGAGGCCGGTGAGGATCGCACCAGCCTGCAAACGGCCCTGGCGCTCAGCACTAGCACCTACAGCCGCGCCAAGCGCGAGGCGCTCGAGCGCCTGGCGGCACTGCTGCCTGCCACCCTCGGCGAGCTGCCCCTGGCCGAGCCGCCCGAGACATTGATCACCCCACCACTCCCCGGCGACGACTTCGACCACGAGGCTGAGCTCGACCACTATATGCGCCGGCTGCGCCGCGGCGGGCTGGCGCTGATCTGGGGCCCCGCCGGCGTCGGCAAGCTGTCACTCGCGGCCATGCTGGCGGCACGCCTGCAGGCCCGTGGCCAGAAGGTGATCTGGCATACCTGCCGCCCGCCCGATATCGAGACCAACGCCGGGCTGCGGTTGTTGTTCGCGCTGGCCGCCGGGCTGGCACTCGATGGCCGCCACGACCTGTGGCAGGCGCTCACTGCCGGTGAGGCGCCTTCGCTCACCGGCCGGCTTGGCTTGCTGGCCGAGGGCCTGGCCGGCCGCCGCTGGACGGTGGTCGTGTCGAACAGTCACTGGCTTGCCGGCGACGAAGCCGATCGCGTACTCGATGTGCTCACCGCCGCGCAGGAGCATCGCGACATCCGCCTGGCGCTGGTTGGCCGGCACTTGCCCAGCTGGGCTGCCCCCGAGCGCTGGCCGGCGCTGCCGTTCCCTAGCGATAGCGCGGCGCGGCAGGTGTTCCTCAGCCGCATGGCCGACACTCCCACTCGCACAGCGGCCAAAACACCGCTCGGCCTGCTGCGTGATCGCGCGCGCGAATTGATCGCCGTGCTGCCGCCCGAGCGGCTCGCCGAGCTGCCGCCCGAGCAGCTCGCCAGTGCGCTGGTGGCGCTGCGCCCGGTCGAAGATCTGGCCGAGCAGCTGCGCGCGGCCCTGCGCCCCGCCCCGCCGCTCGACGAATGA